A window of Ignicoccus hospitalis KIN4/I contains these coding sequences:
- the ftsY gene encoding signal recognition particle-docking protein FtsY translates to MLGRLKKALKGLVNEVAKSTKEVTEEKPVTPEERPKEKKEEKKGLLTKLKDTIVYKEIDVKKLEPLLEEYVLTLSELDVAYEVAEELIENFKKNLAGLKIKRGVDEREVIEKALKDAILGLISVPAFDLIEEAKRAQREGRILKIMFMGVNGVGKTTTIAKVAYAMKRAGVTPVLAAADTFRAGAVEQLKVHAERMGVPIITKPYGSDPASVAYDAIEYAKARGFNVVLIDTAGRMHVDVDLMNELRKVARVAEPDYKVLVLDALTGNDAVEQAKFFDEAVGVDAVILTKVDADAKGGAVLSVAATIKKPVLYLGVGQNYEDLIKFDPKWFVERLLGEEK, encoded by the coding sequence TTGCTGGGGCGCCTAAAGAAGGCACTCAAGGGACTGGTCAACGAGGTAGCTAAGAGTACCAAGGAAGTAACCGAGGAGAAGCCGGTAACCCCGGAGGAGAGGCCGAAGGAAAAGAAGGAGGAGAAGAAGGGCCTTTTAACGAAGTTAAAGGACACAATAGTTTATAAAGAAATAGACGTAAAGAAGCTAGAGCCTCTCCTGGAGGAGTACGTACTGACGTTGAGCGAGCTGGACGTGGCCTACGAAGTCGCGGAGGAATTGATAGAAAACTTCAAGAAGAACTTAGCCGGCTTGAAAATAAAGAGGGGGGTCGACGAGAGGGAAGTGATTGAGAAGGCGTTAAAAGATGCAATTCTGGGCTTGATAAGCGTACCCGCGTTCGACTTGATCGAGGAGGCCAAGCGGGCCCAGAGGGAGGGCCGGATACTTAAAATCATGTTCATGGGTGTTAACGGAGTTGGGAAGACCACGACCATAGCCAAGGTCGCTTACGCGATGAAGAGGGCCGGGGTCACCCCGGTGCTGGCGGCCGCGGACACCTTTAGGGCCGGGGCGGTGGAGCAGCTCAAGGTACACGCGGAGAGGATGGGGGTACCAATAATAACCAAGCCCTACGGGAGCGACCCGGCGTCCGTGGCCTACGACGCTATAGAGTACGCCAAGGCGAGGGGGTTTAACGTAGTTTTGATAGACACTGCCGGGAGGATGCACGTAGACGTGGACTTGATGAACGAGCTCCGGAAGGTCGCTAGGGTCGCAGAGCCGGACTACAAGGTCTTAGTCTTGGACGCCTTAACCGGCAACGACGCAGTCGAACAAGCGAAGTTCTTTGACGAGGCCGTGGGCGTCGACGCTGTAATATTGACTAAGGTGGACGCAGACGCCAAGGGGGGAGCGGTCTTGAGCGTCGCAGCTACCATAAAGAAGCCCGTCCTATACTTGGGCGTAGGCCAGAACTATGAGGACTTGATAAAGTTCGACCCCAAGTGGTTCGTGGAGCGGCTGTTGGGTGAGGAGAAGTGA
- a CDS encoding protein translocase SEC61 complex subunit gamma: protein MKDLNRYLEQLRNLMNDWRTILALASKPDEDEFKTVLKVVGLSTLIIAALAYIIRLVIVLMLYG from the coding sequence GTGAAGGACTTGAACCGCTACCTAGAGCAGTTGAGGAACTTGATGAACGACTGGAGGACCATATTGGCCTTGGCGAGCAAGCCCGACGAGGACGAGTTCAAGACGGTTTTGAAGGTCGTAGGCCTAAGCACGTTAATAATTGCAGCCTTGGCATACATAATAAGGCTGGTCATAGTGTTAATGCTCTACGGGTGA
- a CDS encoding transcription elongation factor Spt5 — protein MGVPFFPVRTVSGREIDVALLIEERARAKNLDVKSVIVPPRIKGFVIVESPAHFVVAEAVRGIKYVRGGPGKKISLEEVLKMIKPVPIIETVEVGDIVELVAGVFKGVKARVEAKIPEKNELVLSIVEAAYPLQITVPADYVRPVRR, from the coding sequence ATGGGGGTGCCGTTCTTCCCGGTAAGGACCGTGAGCGGGAGGGAAATTGACGTTGCACTGCTAATTGAAGAAAGGGCGAGAGCAAAGAACTTAGACGTGAAGTCCGTCATAGTGCCCCCGAGGATTAAGGGGTTCGTCATAGTGGAGAGCCCCGCCCACTTCGTGGTGGCAGAGGCGGTAAGGGGGATAAAGTACGTCAGAGGGGGGCCCGGCAAGAAGATATCGTTGGAGGAGGTGCTCAAAATGATAAAGCCCGTGCCGATAATAGAGACCGTCGAGGTGGGCGACATAGTGGAGCTGGTGGCCGGCGTCTTCAAGGGCGTGAAGGCGAGGGTTGAAGCCAAGATACCGGAGAAGAACGAACTGGTCCTCAGCATAGTGGAGGCGGCTTATCCGTTGCAAATAACAGTCCCCGCGGACTACGTGCGGCCGGTGCGGAGGTGA
- a CDS encoding 50S ribosomal protein L11, which translates to MPKKVLTFSVEGGNAKPAPPIKPALESVGLDPNEVVQKINEVTKRYKGFTVTVKVIVDPDTKEYEIEVEPPNITELLLKLAGAKAPSGDPIHQKVGDLPFEKVIEAALLKAPELTAKTLKGAVKTVLGTARAIGLTVDKMDPKEVTRLVEEGKYDEQLKKYEPEWEAVS; encoded by the coding sequence ATGCCCAAGAAAGTGTTAACCTTCAGCGTCGAGGGCGGCAACGCCAAGCCCGCGCCCCCGATAAAGCCGGCGCTGGAGTCCGTAGGCCTGGACCCCAACGAGGTAGTTCAGAAGATAAACGAGGTCACCAAGAGGTACAAGGGGTTTACCGTAACCGTAAAGGTGATAGTTGACCCGGACACCAAGGAGTACGAGATAGAGGTGGAGCCTCCAAACATAACTGAGCTCCTCCTAAAGCTGGCGGGCGCCAAGGCCCCCTCCGGGGACCCGATACACCAGAAGGTCGGCGACCTGCCCTTCGAGAAGGTAATAGAGGCGGCGTTGCTCAAGGCTCCAGAGCTGACGGCTAAGACCTTGAAGGGGGCCGTAAAGACCGTACTCGGGACCGCTAGGGCTATAGGGCTCACGGTGGACAAGATGGACCCCAAAGAGGTGACGCGGCTGGTCGAGGAGGGCAAGTACGACGAGCAGCTCAAGAAGTACGAGCCCGAGTGGGAGGCAGTCAGTTAA